A section of the Malus sylvestris chromosome 17, drMalSylv7.2, whole genome shotgun sequence genome encodes:
- the LOC126611187 gene encoding major pollen allergen Ole e 10-like isoform X2, translating to MKFPKTLISTTQRDITTPITTVPTINPTNPTSSTPIVNPNSNPADSTFPVTTTPSMTPYTATTPSPPASTGSSWCVSSQSASQMALQVALDYACGYGGTDCSEIQPGRSCYNPNNVRDHASFAFNNYYQKNPVPNSCNFGGTAVITSTDPSTGTCQYPSTSTSSSVLNTTNTSGSTVFGAVPSGPTTSAAIVAANSSHGVHNLFIVACFLVLTT from the exons ATGAAAttccctaaaaccctaatttccacCACCCAAAGAGACATCACTACTCCAATAACAACAGTCCCTACAATAAATCCCACAAATCCCACTTCATCAACACCAATTGTGAACCCTAATTCCAATCCAGCTGATTCAACATTTCCTGTCACAACAACGCCTAGCATGACCCCATATACTGCAACAACACCATCACCACCTGCATCCACTGGTTCAAGTTGGTGTGTTTCTAGCCAAAGTGCATCACAAATGGCATTACAAGTTGCTTTGGACTATGCTTGTGGCTATGGTGGCACTGATTGCTCAGAGATTCAGCCAGGACGAAGCTGTTATAATCCAAACAATGTCCGGGATCACGCTTCTTTCGCATTCAATAACTATTATCAGAAGAACCCAGTTCCAAATAGCTGCAACTTTGGTGGAACTGCTGTGATCACTAGCACTGACCCAA GTACTGGGACGTGTCAATATCCATCCACTAG CACAAGTTCATCAGTCTTGAACACAACAAATACGAGTGGCTCCACTGTGTTTGGTGCTGTCCCTTCTGGCCCTACTACCTCAGCAGCAATAGTAGCTGCAAACTCCTCACATGGCGTGCACAATTTGTTCATCGTGGCATGTTTTCTGGTGTTAACAACATAA
- the LOC126611188 gene encoding glycerol-3-phosphate acyltransferase 1-like, producing MVLLKLTDGVLYQLLASTCQRAARKVRNYGSIVGNSPPLTSPQKQPFSFPSFTMCNLEGRDCETIACDIFGSLLKSQSVFPYFMLVAFEGGSIFRALLLLLSYPVLLVFDYEHRLRVMIFITFCGLRKKDMESVGRAVLPKFYQENLNLQAYEVFASAGFRVVLTSVPRVMVEHFLKDYMEVGDVLGTELHTVGHYFTGLLSSSGFLVKHNALKKYFGDKRLDIGIGSSSVEDSLFISLCKEAYVANKEDNKSGTNSAMPRHKQPKPVIFHDGRLAFLPTPSATLAMFLWLPLGLILAILRISVGIILPCKIALFLTSLTGVNLSVKGCLNPTSSNPQKKGVLYVCTHRTLLDPVFLSLALGKPLTAVTYSLSKMSEIIAPIKTVRLTRDRKQDGETMGRLLSEGDLVVCPEGTTCREPYLLRFSSLFAELADEIVPVAINTNVSMFYGTTASGLKCLDPIFFLMNPGPAYYIEVLGRLPRELTCAGGKSSNEVANYIQRKLADALGFECTSLTRRDKYLMLAGNEGIVPDNKRKKP from the exons ATGGTTCTTCTCAAACTCACAGATGGGGTTTTGTACCAGCTGCTGGCAAGCACATGCCAAAGAGCTGCAAGAAAAGTGAGAAACTATGGCTCCATCGTAGGCAATTCTCCTCCTCTCACCTCACCGCAAAAACAACCCTTTTCATTTCCCAGTTTCACAATGTGTAATTTGGAGGGCAGAGACTGTGAGACAATTGCATGTGACATTTTTGGATCCCTTTTGAAATCCCAGTCTGTCTTTCCTTACTTCATGCTTGTTGCCTTTGAAGGTGGCAGCATTTTCAGAGCCCTTCTCTTGCTTCTATCGTACCCGGTTTTGCTGGTTTTCGACTACGAGCACAGATTAAGGGTTATGATTTTCATAACTTTTTGTGGTCTCAGAAAAAAAGATATGGAGAGTGTTGGAAGGGCTGTTTTGCCCAAGTTTTATCAGGAAAATCTCAACCTTCAGGCCTATGAGGTTTTTGCCTCAGCGGGATTTAGGGTTGTCCTCACAAGTGTCCCTAGAGTCATGGTTGAACATTTTCTCAAGGATTATATGGAAGTTGGTGATGTTTTGGGGACTGAATTGCACACTGTTGGGCACTACTTCACTGGTTTGTTATCCAGCTCTGGTTTTCTTGTGAAGCACAATGCTCTCAAAAAATATTTTGGAGACAAAAGACTAGATATTGGAATTGGTTCTTCAAGCGTCGAAGATAGTCTTTTTATCTCCCTTTGCAAG GAAGCCTATGTAGCGAACAAGGAAGACAACAAGAGCGGTACAAATTCAGCAATGCCTAGGCACAAGCAGCCAAAGCCAGTAATATTTCATGATGGAAGGTTAGCATTCTTGCCTACTCCATCTGCAACCCTAGCCATGTTTTTGTGGCTCCCTCTTGGACTAATCCTAGCCATATTAAGAATCTCAGTTGGCATTATCCTCCCCTGCAAAATTGCCCTATTTTTGACCTCCTTGACAGGTGTCAATCTCTCAGTTAAAGGCTGCTTAAACCCCACTTCCTCAAACCCACAAAAAAAAGGAGTCCTCTATGTTTGCACACACAGAACCCTACTGGACCCAGTTTTCCTTAGTTTGGCTTTGGGCAAGCCTTTAACAGCAGTCACATACAGCTTGAGCAAAATGTCCGAAATCATAGCGCCGATCAAGACAGTCCGATTAACCAGAGACCGAAAACAAGACGGTGAAACCATGGGGAGGCTACTTAGTGAAGGAGATTTGGTGGTTTGCCCCGAAGGAACAACTTGTCGAGAGCCGTATTTGCTGAGATTCAGCTCACTGTTTGCAGAACTGGCTGATGAGATTGTGCCAGTAGCCATCAACACAAATGTGAGCATGTTTTATGGGACTACAGCCAGTGGACTAAAATGCTTGGACCCAATTTTCTTCCTGATGAACCCTGGGCCTGCATATTATATTGAAGTTCTTGGGAGGCTCCCAAGAGAGCTGACTTGCGCTGGGGGAAAGTCTAGCAATGAAGTGGCTAATTACATTCAGAGGAAATTGGCTGATGCTTTGGGATTTGAGTGCACCTCTCTTACAAGGAGGGATAAATATTTGATGCTGGCTGGGAATGAAGGAATTGTCCCTGATAATAAGAGAAAGAAGCCTTAA
- the LOC126611185 gene encoding uncharacterized protein LOC126611185 yields MGSEKKNGVGVAAAQFPPTTRKIIQSLKEIVNCPEPEIYSVLKECSMDPSDAVQRLLSLDTFHEVKSKRERRKEIKETQDTKSRVHNAGSNRGARGINECTGGWCGSTQTSSNELGQAAYKGQNGFVAPSPHTSASHFTGGTTSQQPSSQRESFSTSIRPGDAISASLQPSSGNQSTYGTGLGNLSMADIVKMGRQPSMGSHISSDTSLHQDAFSTNSCNSHVESSQTEMHSHNPRVSEMLHKTGDSAGQNYFHDEWRVIEQPTAANRSSALNANQSKFYINESNVPRDYQSHKVQESEGNISSESVSSDCNAYAFASSRQKMADASGGKLYCVDDLSSNSSSYESHRSAYENGEGTDIGSNASYPNHSVSNDVAVASATVRMQQLNLRKDEDQDNCAVVLPYNLQELAADCSHLSFGTFRPAQSSALSSKPSNSLKNDLGGSSAGIDVISASRLDTRNSGYTHDELLGSLYDTRRAAIGYDLPVPSQREPIKQDILEAARGYRDITTSSLHNFNSEKIEKATSGLPFAKADPEFRNVPKNDMAYSDSARSDLLESFQQFLVKPPVPSRYSSAVSSVNNPTISMSEALRPGTVPLSEACSVLPQCHTARSYAQPTLSYEQLANGMVYKPSIPQAQNYSPVPPNLQQEYVGGSAFHMSGASMEYNFPQYSGASVSRLPTSAAAAVTGHGRFGASNNTHGSLLHNASATPGSIPDYDDVFRPQYKDGNHLAALYQSSRTLPSVPDRAFNNLHGHNQQHAGYRQGQAGQLPTQLQNYLGHPDFYFSQKDVTQEHQRQRLNDLGLGGFQDLSPQQLHQIWQRTY; encoded by the exons ATGGGGAGCGAGAAGAAGAATGGAGTGGGGGTAGCGGCGGCGCAGTTTCCGCCGACGACGAGGAAGATTATACAGAGCCTGAAGGAGATTGTTAACTGTCCGGAGCCTGAGATCTACTCGGTTCTTAAAGAGTGCAGTATGGACCCGAGCGACGCCGTTCAGCGCCTGCTCTCTTTAG ATACTTTTCATGAAGTCAAGAGCAAACGTGAAAGAAGGAAAGAG ATAAAGGAGACACAAGACACCAAGTCGCGAGTTCACAATGCAGGTTCAAATCGTGGTGCTAGAGGTATTAATGAGTGTACTGGTGGATGGTGTGGATCAACTCAAACTAGTTCCAATG AGCTCGGTCAAGCAGCATATAAGGGACAGAATGGGTTTGTTGCTCCTTCACCGCATACTTCAGCTTCTCACTTTACAGGAGGAACCACAAGCCAGCAACCTTCATCTCAGCG TGAATCTTTTAGTACTTCCATAAGGCCAGGTGATGCAATCTCTGCATCTCTACAACCTTCTTCGGGAAATCAATCTACTTATGGAACCGGCTTGGGGAATCTTTCAATGGCCGACATTGTTAAGATGGGTAGACAACCTAGCATGGGCTCACATATTTCATCTGATACATCTTTGCATCAGGATGcattttcaacaaattcatGTAATAGCCACGTGGAATCTTCCCAAACAGAGATGCACTCTCATAATCCTCGTGTGTCAGAGATGTTACATAAAACTGGCGATAGTGCTGGACAGAATTATTTCCATGATGAATGGCGTGTGATTGAGCAGCCAACAGCTGCAAATAGGTCATCAGCTTTAAATGCAAATCAATCTAAGTTTTATATCAATGAATCCAACGTGCCAAGGGATTACCAGTCACATAAGGTCCAAGAATCAGAGGGTAATATTAGTAGTGAAAGTGTTAGCTCAGATTGCAATGCTTATGCTTTTGCTTCCAGTAGACAGAAGATGGCGGATGCTTCCGGTGGAAAATTATATTGTGTTGATGATTTGTCTTCCAATTCTAGTTCCTACGAATCTCATAGGTCTGCATATGAGAATGGAGAAG GAACTGATATTGGTTCAAATGCGTCATATCCAAATCATTCTGTCTCTAATGATGTTGCTGTGGCATCAGCTACTGTGAGAATGCAACAACTGAATCTGAGAAAGGATGAAGATCAAGATAATTGTGCAGTAGTCCTTCCATATAATTTGCAAGAATTGGCTGCCGATTGTTCGCATTTGAGTTTTGGCACCTTTAGACCGGCTCAAAGTTCTGCATTATCGAGCAAGCCATCTAATTCCTTGAAAAATGACTTGGGAGGATCTTCTGCAGGAATAGATGTTATCTCAGCCAGTCGCTTGGATACAAG AAATTCAGGGTATACTCACGATGAACTTCTTGGATCCTTATATGATACTAGAAGAGCAGCCATAGGTTATGATTTGCCTGTACCTTCACAGCGAGAACCGATAAAACAGGATATCCTTGAAGCAGCCCGTGGATATAGGGACATTACTACCTCATCTCTACATAATTTTAATTCTGAGAAGATTGAAAAAGCAACTTCTGGATTGCCTTTTGCAAAGGCAGATCCCGAATTCAGAAATGTACCTAAAAATGATATG gcaTATTCAGATTCTGCACGAAGTGACCTATTGGAGTCATTCCAACAGTTTTTGGTGAAGCCACCTGTGCCTTCAAGATATAGCAGTGCAGTTTCTTCTGTGAACAACCCAACAATTTCCATGTCTGAA GCTCTGAGACCAGGCACCGTACCCTTATCTGAGGCATGTTCTGTACTTCCTCAGTGTCATACAGCCCGTTCATACGCTCAGCCTACCCTTTCTTACGAACAGTTAGCAAACGGTATGGTCTATAAACCTTCCATTCCTCAGGCTCAGAACTACTCGCCCGTGCCACCAAATTTGCAGCAAGAGTATGTAGGTGGTAGTGCATTCCATATGTCAGGGGCTAGCATGGAATACAACTTCCCACAGTATAGTGGAGCCTCAGTAAGCAGATTGCCTAcatctgctgctgctgctgtcaCTGGTCATGGAAGGTTTGGGGCCTCTAATAACACTCACGGGAGTTTATTGCATAATGCATCTGCTACTCCCGGCAGCATACCCGACTATGATGATGTATTCCGCCCCCAGTATAAAGATGGAAACCATTTAGCTGCTCTTTATCAG AGTTCAAGAACATTGCCTTCCGTTCCAGACAGAGCATTTAATAACTTACATGGGCATAATCAACAGCATGCAGGATATCGACAAGGGCAGGCTGGACAGCTGCCCACCCAGTTGCAGAATTATCTGGGACATCCCGATTTCTATTTTTCCCAAAAGGACGTAACACAAGAACATCAGCGACAACGCCTCAATGATTTAGGCTTAGGAGGATTCCAAGACCTGTCACCTCAGCAGCTGCACCAGATTTGGCAGCGGACCTACTAA
- the LOC126611187 gene encoding glucan endo-1,3-beta-glucosidase 12-like isoform X1, with protein MGGRFIYPVILGSCLFLLLGNFFCSGLKVTKKEKNIGHSKEQDQENKGMKFPKTLISTTQRDITTPITTVPTINPTNPTSSTPIVNPNSNPADSTFPVTTTPSMTPYTATTPSPPASTGSSWCVSSQSASQMALQVALDYACGYGGTDCSEIQPGRSCYNPNNVRDHASFAFNNYYQKNPVPNSCNFGGTAVITSTDPSTGTCQYPSTSTSSSVLNTTNTSGSTVFGAVPSGPTTSAAIVAANSSHGVHNLFIVACFLVLTT; from the exons ATGGGTGGAAGGTTTATTTATCCTGTAATTCTAGGCTCCTGCTTGTTCCTCCTGTTGGGTAATTTCTTCTGTTCAG GTTTGAAggtgacaaaaaaagaaaagaacattgGACACAGCAAAGAACAAGACCAAGAAAATAAAGGGATGAAAttccctaaaaccctaatttccacCACCCAAAGAGACATCACTACTCCAATAACAACAGTCCCTACAATAAATCCCACAAATCCCACTTCATCAACACCAATTGTGAACCCTAATTCCAATCCAGCTGATTCAACATTTCCTGTCACAACAACGCCTAGCATGACCCCATATACTGCAACAACACCATCACCACCTGCATCCACTGGTTCAAGTTGGTGTGTTTCTAGCCAAAGTGCATCACAAATGGCATTACAAGTTGCTTTGGACTATGCTTGTGGCTATGGTGGCACTGATTGCTCAGAGATTCAGCCAGGACGAAGCTGTTATAATCCAAACAATGTCCGGGATCACGCTTCTTTCGCATTCAATAACTATTATCAGAAGAACCCAGTTCCAAATAGCTGCAACTTTGGTGGAACTGCTGTGATCACTAGCACTGACCCAA GTACTGGGACGTGTCAATATCCATCCACTAG CACAAGTTCATCAGTCTTGAACACAACAAATACGAGTGGCTCCACTGTGTTTGGTGCTGTCCCTTCTGGCCCTACTACCTCAGCAGCAATAGTAGCTGCAAACTCCTCACATGGCGTGCACAATTTGTTCATCGTGGCATGTTTTCTGGTGTTAACAACATAA
- the LOC126611801 gene encoding pentatricopeptide repeat-containing protein At2g42920, chloroplastic-like produces the protein MKDLQKIHAHLLKTGLANDTVAASRILAFSASPAGDINYACMVFRHIKEPNPFIWNTIIRGFSESQNPKTAISLFTELDPIDSCGYVLVSNIYAASSQFQEAIKERLSMKEQKIEKEPGCSLIKVDGEVHEFIAGGRLHQKAPEIYSLLDELGFMMPEME, from the coding sequence ATGAAAGACCTTCAAAAGATCCACGCCCACCTCCTCAAAACCGGCCTAGCCAATGACACCGTCGCCGCCAGCCGCATATTGGCCTTTTCTGCCTCCCCAGCTGGAGACATCAACTACGCCTGTATGGTTTTCAGACACATCAAAGAACCAAACCCCTTCATTTGGAACACCATCATTAGAGGCTTCTCCGAAAGCCAAAACCCAAAAACTGCAATCTCTCTTTTCACCGAATTAGATCCAATTGACAGCTGCGGTTATGTGCTTGTGTCGAATATCTATGCTGCTTCCAGCCAATTTCAGGAAGCAATAAAGGAAAGGCTTTCGATGAAGGAGcagaagatagagaaagaacCAGGATGTAGTTTGATCAAAGTGGACGGAGAGGTTCATGAGTTTATAGCCGGTGGAAGACTGCATCAAAAAGCGCCAGAGATCTATTCTTTGCTGGATGAGTTGGGGTTTATGATGCCGGAAATGGAGTAG
- the LOC126611186 gene encoding AT-hook motif nuclear-localized protein 16-like: MAGGSDLAVPSVVSKTVIDRSQDADKSNSHHKPGNDAMLTAPKLPKAVTLVSAGETLRRPRGRPAGSKNKPKPPIIVTRDSANALRAHAMEVSSGCDVSETLTHFARRKQRGICILSGSGCVTNVTLRQPASSGAIVTLHGRFEILSLLGSILPPPAPPGITGLTIYLAGPQGQVVGGGVVGALIASGPVVIMAASFMNATFDRLPLDEDEVAVALQNQQYQNGRHHHLDISDLYGLPQNLITNW, translated from the coding sequence ATGGCGGGCGGTTCAGATCTGGCGGTTCCTTCCGTTGTGTCCAAAACTGTAATTGATCGGAGCCAAGACGCCGATAAAAGCAACAGTCACCACAAGCCTGGGAACGATGCAATGCTTACAGCACCCAAGTTGCCTAAGGCAGTGACACTGGTTTCCGCGGGTGAGACTCTTCGCCGGCCACGTGGGAGGCCAGCGGGTTCGAAGAACAAGCCAAAGCCGCCCATCATAGTCACTCGTGACAGCGCTAATGCGCTTCGAGCTCATGCTATGGAGGTAAGTTCTGGCTGTGATGTGAGTGAGACTTTAACCCACTTTGCAAGGAGGAAGCAGAGGGGTATTTGCATACTGAGTGGAAGTGGCTGTGTGACCAATGTCACGCTGCGACAACCAGCTTCCTCCGGCGCTATTGTGACGCTCCATGGCCGGTTTGAAATACTCTCATTGCTCGGGTCAATCCTGCCCCCTCCAGCCCCTCCTGGCATCACAGGCCTGACCATCTATCTTGCAGGGCCTCAGGGGCAGGTTGTGGGTGGGGGTGTGGTTGGTGCACTCATTGCTTCAGGGCCTGTCGTGATCATGGCTGCCTCCTTCATGAACGCCACTTTTGATCGCCTGCCACTGGATGAAGATGAAGTTGCTGTGGCTTTGCAAAATCAGCAGTACCAAAACGGCCGCCACCACCACCTGGACATCTCGGATTTATATGGACTTCCTCAGAACCTGATCACTAATTGGTAA